Proteins co-encoded in one Streptomyces sp. NBC_01571 genomic window:
- a CDS encoding ferredoxin encodes MQTVVDLTRCQGYAQCVFLAPEVFELHGEEGLLYATAVPDDQVERVRQAAAACPVQAILLGEEVSVGAR; translated from the coding sequence ATGCAGACCGTTGTGGATCTCACGCGCTGCCAGGGCTATGCGCAGTGCGTGTTCCTCGCACCGGAGGTGTTCGAGTTGCACGGGGAAGAGGGGCTGCTGTACGCCACCGCAGTCCCCGACGACCAGGTCGAGCGCGTACGCCAGGCCGCGGCGGCGTGCCCGGTACAGGCGATCCTCCTCGGTGAGGAGGTGAGCGTCGGTGCCCGGTGA
- a CDS encoding SsgA family sporulation/cell division regulator has protein sequence MESLKTVTQGMAVQLVISRTYSLSMRMSLQYEPTDPYVVRAVFFTDTDEPAEWVLGRDLLADGLRGSAGCGDIRVWPAVGRGDQAMYIVLGAPAGTALLEVPVQDVRTFLEDTEALVPRGTESGHIDWEPELANLFAKG, from the coding sequence ATGGAGTCTTTGAAGACCGTCACGCAGGGGATGGCCGTGCAGCTTGTCATCTCGCGCACCTACTCGCTGTCCATGCGCATGAGCCTGCAGTACGAGCCCACTGATCCCTACGTCGTCCGTGCCGTCTTTTTCACCGACACTGACGAGCCGGCCGAATGGGTCCTGGGGCGTGATCTTCTGGCCGATGGCCTGAGGGGTTCCGCAGGCTGTGGGGACATCCGGGTCTGGCCGGCCGTCGGCCGTGGTGACCAAGCGATGTACATCGTCCTCGGGGCTCCGGCGGGCACCGCCTTGCTCGAGGTTCCCGTGCAGGACGTCAGGACCTTCCTGGAGGACACGGAGGCGCTGGTGCCACGGGGTACCGAGTCCGGACACATCGACTGGGAGCCCGAACTGGCGAACTTGTTCGCGAAAGGCTGA
- a CDS encoding NIPSNAP family protein yields the protein MPQYQLRVYALRSPQALVAYENIWAKHIPGMAKHRITTHGVWTAPAAPGSESPQLYALVSYRDADDVQERLEAYLSSPEFRADMEDFDISQIAGVAESVLTPTADSPLR from the coding sequence ATGCCCCAGTACCAGCTTCGTGTCTACGCACTGCGCAGCCCTCAGGCCCTCGTCGCCTACGAGAACATCTGGGCCAAGCACATTCCCGGTATGGCCAAGCACAGGATCACCACACACGGCGTCTGGACGGCGCCCGCAGCTCCCGGGAGTGAGTCGCCCCAGCTGTACGCCCTCGTTTCCTACCGGGACGCCGACGACGTTCAGGAGCGACTGGAGGCGTACCTGTCCAGCCCCGAATTCCGTGCGGACATGGAGGACTTCGACATCAGCCAGATCGCCGGCGTCGCCGAGTCCGTGCTGACGCCCACCGCCGACTCACCCTTGCGGTGA